Proteins encoded together in one Chryseobacterium sp. G0201 window:
- a CDS encoding RidA family protein: MIKFKNSEKVFHIKGLSQVVEIPLENQKMLVLSGQIPLNQKGELVGNDVKTQTVQIFENVKAILESCGASMNDIIKLGIFITDITQTASYREVRDQYVNLETPPTSTLLEVKGLFRADVFIEIEVAAIVIN; the protein is encoded by the coding sequence ATGATAAAATTTAAAAATTCGGAAAAAGTATTTCATATTAAAGGTTTATCTCAGGTTGTAGAAATTCCGTTGGAAAATCAGAAAATGTTAGTTCTATCTGGGCAAATTCCTCTTAATCAAAAAGGAGAATTAGTGGGTAATGATGTAAAAACACAAACTGTTCAGATTTTCGAAAATGTAAAAGCTATTTTAGAAAGTTGTGGAGCAAGTATGAACGACATTATAAAACTGGGAATTTTCATAACAGATATTACGCAAACAGCCAGTTACAGAGAAGTAAGAGACCAGTATGTCAATCTTGAAACGCCACCAACAAGCACGCTTTTGGAAGTGAAAGGTTTGTTTAGAGCTGATGTTTTTATTGAAATTGAAGTGGCAGCTATTGTAATTAACTAA
- a CDS encoding helix-turn-helix domain-containing protein, translated as MNVVKKVEDNNLYQGTHIVLTSNKIGTTEICRQQHKTPFHKTNMLKEHFLLFSVEGTNELQIGNQLISLKKGEMLLLKKATYVEIVKRGEAKDNFMYESVSFSLKKDVILDFIKLIEMDEYSKNSTSDNEVLIHPYGIRLQTFLASLKSYFDDNERIRTGLYKLKVLELLYDLSEENPIFLQQLLNLNRNETRDLMNVVETNYLQSYTLKELAYISGRSLSAFHREFVESFQTTPGKWIQEKRLQKAKELIFSTQLTIADICNEVGYENVSHFSRLYKTHFGYNPSETKSR; from the coding sequence ATGAATGTTGTAAAAAAAGTGGAGGATAATAATTTGTATCAAGGAACGCATATCGTGCTAACATCAAATAAAATTGGAACGACTGAAATTTGTAGGCAACAACACAAAACTCCGTTCCATAAAACGAATATGCTCAAAGAACATTTTTTATTATTTTCTGTAGAAGGAACAAATGAATTACAAATTGGGAATCAGCTAATTTCTTTAAAAAAGGGAGAAATGTTGTTGCTTAAAAAGGCAACTTATGTTGAGATTGTAAAAAGGGGCGAAGCAAAAGACAATTTCATGTATGAAAGTGTATCCTTTTCTCTAAAAAAAGATGTTATTCTTGATTTTATTAAGTTAATAGAAATGGATGAATATTCTAAAAATAGCACCTCAGATAATGAAGTTTTAATTCATCCGTACGGAATACGGTTACAAACCTTTTTAGCATCATTAAAATCTTATTTTGATGATAACGAAAGAATTAGAACGGGTTTATATAAGCTTAAAGTACTGGAATTGCTTTATGACCTTTCGGAAGAAAATCCGATATTCTTACAACAATTATTGAATCTTAATCGTAATGAAACCAGAGATTTGATGAATGTTGTAGAAACAAATTATCTCCAATCTTATACTCTTAAAGAATTGGCTTATATTTCAGGACGAAGTTTGTCGGCTTTTCATCGTGAATTTGTTGAATCATTTCAAACTACACCTGGAAAATGGATTCAAGAAAAACGGCTGCAAAAAGCTAAAGAATTAATATTTTCTACTCAATTAACCATTGCAGATATTTGTAATGAGGTAGGATATGAAAATGTTTCACATTTTTCTCGTTTATATAAAACTCATTTTGGATATAATCCTAGCGAAACGAAATCTCGTTAA